The sequence CTGCAGCACCGCACGGTCGTAGCGATACTGGCCGTCGGCGTATCCCACCGGTGCGCCAAGGGCTTCCGCACCGGCAACGTCGGCCCAGGCAACAGGGAACGGGTACGGCACGGCAATCTGGCTCCACCCCGGCGGCAGCACGCGCGTTACGCGGCTCGTGTCGCCCGCGGTGGACCGGCCGGCATCTACATCGAACGAGCGCCCATCTTTTGTAATGAGCCATACGGCCCGCCCCGGCGGTAATGCTTCAATGGACCGATAGGCCCGGTACGATTCTGCTTCTGGATCCCATGCCAGCACGCGCCACGTCTCGGGGTCGGCCGTGCCGTAGTCGTCTTCAAATATGCCTTGAATGCTTGAGTCGCGCGGGGCGACGGGCACCGAGACCATCGCGTACGTCTCCGGACGGAACGGACCGGGGGCTTGCAACGGGGCTTCGAACTGCGTGGGCAGCACGGCCGGATTGTCCCGCGATGCGGCAACGCCCCCACGAGGCCAGGCGAGCGTATCCTGGGCCGTGCGGAGCACCACGTATGCCTCCACGCCGCGTATGGTCACCGCGCTATCCGGCAACGGTGCGGTCCAGCGCCCTTCCCCCGCTCCCGTGAGCGGCTGGCGCGTGAAGGCCGACGCGCCCACGGGCCGATACAACAGTGCCTGTTCGCTTGGCACGAATCCACCGGCAACGGTCACCGCCAAAGTCCCGCCCTGCCCCGCCACCAAAGGAGTGGTGGGCGCCACGTCGATGCCGGCCACCTGAGCCGTAAGCGGTACCTGCGCCGTATCGATCGGTGTAGCGATTGTAAGCAGCTCGCTGTACGTGCCAGGCGCTGATGCTTCGAACGCCAGACGAACGTCGCGCGTCGCGTTGGCCGACAGGGTTTGCTCGCCCGTGTCCTCCACGATCGCAAACGCGCTCCCCGTAAGTTGCACGTCGTCGATGGAAAGCGTGCCGGTCCCGCTGTTAGCAATGGTGATAGTTGACACCGGGGCCTGTGCGTCGACGATGAAGGCCCCCAACCCGACCGAGTCGGGCGAAACCGCAAGTATCGGATTGGGCGTCGTAAAGGCGGTTGGGGCACTCGACACGGAGCCCGCCGCATTATCGGCCCGGACACGCACCTCGTACGCTACGCCCGGCACTAAATTCGCAGCCGTAGCGCTGACATCCACCGGCGCAGTGCCCGAAATGGGACTCTGATCCGCCGGTATCTCGGTGGTCGTTCCACCGCCGTCTACCACGAACGTTATCGTCGTGGTCTCCTCGTTCGGATTGACCGAGGCGCTGAACTGCGCGCCCGTGCGCTCCACGTTCGAGACCACCGGCGGATCGGTGATCGTTGCTGCATCCGGTACGCTCGTTACCTCCAGCTGCATCGTAGACGAGGCCGTCTTGCTGCCGTCGCTCACCTCAACCGTAATCTGCGTGGACCCAAACTCATCAGGAGCCGGGGTGACGGTGATCGTGCGGTCGGTTCCACTGCCCCCAAAGGTGATGCTGCTGGGCGGGGCGAGATTCGTGTCTTCACTGGTAGCCGTCACCGTCAGGTCGCCCGCGGGCGTCTCCGCGTCGCCAATGGTAAACGCAATGGGTCCCGTTGTCCCGTCTTCCGGAATTGTCTTATCGGGAATCGCAGAAATCGTCGGCGCGTCATTCGTGCCCGTTACCGTCACGGTCACGGTTGCTTCGCCAGACACCGCTCCGCTTTTGTCTGCGACCGTGTACGTGAAGGTATCGGTACCGCTGAATTCGGAAGCCGGGGTGTACGTGACCGTTCCGGTCTGGCTATCAACAGTGGTTGTGCCATTCGACGGCCCGCTCTGTACCGCCACCGTAGATGTATCAATAATGCCGGCAAGGCCGCTCCCCGCTTCGCTGTCGTTCGCCAGCACGTCGATGGCGATCGGCGTCTCTTCTGGCGTCGTTGCGTTATCGTCAGCTACAGTGGGCGGAATGTTAGGGGTATCGAACGTTAAAGCAGTACTTGTCGTCGCCCGCGCACCGTCGTCTGCCGTTAGGGTGACCTCGTAGGTGGTGCTTGGCGTGAGGCCCGTAACATCAGCGCTTACCGCCACCGAATCGGTACCGGCGAGCGGCGATTGGGCGGCCGTGACGGTCTGGGTGCTTCCGCCCGTCGCAGGCCCATAAGCAAACGTAGCCGACACATTACTGGCGTACGGCACCACCGCGCCGTTAAGGGTCGCGCCCGTGCCCGTCACCGATGTAGGGGCGTCAAGTGCTACGCTGGGCGAGGCCGCTCCTTCATATGCGCCGGCATCCACGGCGCCCGCCTGCACACGCGCCTGGTCGCGGATGTCCTGCGGCAGCGGCTCGGTCGTCTGTCCATCGCCGTCAAGGTCTGCGACATCCAGCGGGAGAAGCGACGCACCGCCCGCGTTGAGCGCAGCCGATGCCCCCAACACCCGCACGTCGTCATCTGCCGTACCCCACTGATTGTCGGCCCCGTTGCCATCAACAAACTGCGGATCTTTCGCTTGAACGCCGCTGCCTACGCCGCTCCAGCCGCCTGCCACAAGGCTGCTGTCGATGCGCACCGTTCCGGCTTTTTGCTCGGCCGGGGCCGCCGCGTTGTTATCCCATAGGATCGCGTTTCCGATACGCACTTCAAATGCCGAGGCATCGACGCCGTCGGCTTGCACCACACTGCCCAATGCGGCGCCGCTCAATCCCTCATTACCCGCAACGGTGACGTTGGTGAACGCGGGCCGCACATAGCCGTCAAGAGTTCCTGTCACGCCCCGGTTGCGCACCACCACGGCCGCGCTATCGGCCATCGCCCGGTTGCCCGTCAGCACGGTGTTGGCAATGGCGGGCGCGAGCCGTGCGCCTTCGGCAATAGCAAGCGCAGCTATTGCCGCGCCCTGGTGTGCTTCGTTCCCCCACACCCGCGCATTGGATATGAAGGGACGCGTGAAACCGTCGCCGGCAATTAGAATACCGCCCGCTGTGTTAGATATGGGGGCTGATGTGCCGCTTGCTACGTTTTGAGACACTTCAACATTGACAAACTGCGCATTGACTTCAGCTGTCGGCCCGAATGTTGCGGCCACAATGCCGGCTCCACCCTCAGCGAAGTTTTTAATGACTCGCAGATTCCTAAACACAGCGCTCACACGTCCGGTGTTTGATGCGGCCACGGCGAGCCCTCCGCCGAATATGCCGGGCACCACCGATGGGGGGCCGGGTTGTGGACTTTCGGCCGTCGCGTGCGCATTGCCTGCCGTGATGGTAAACCCATCGAGGAGGGTCTGAGCACTCAGCGGAAAATCTCCGGCGAAGGACACCGCTGTCACAACGTGGTAGCTGTTATCGGTGGTGTCGGGCTGCGCGCCAAGGTCGCCGCTCAAGACCGTGTTGTTGGTGGCCGGGTCGGGGTTGCGGCTTGCAAGCGTGCCGCCCGGCTGGAAGCCCCCGTAGACCTTAACGTTATCTACGAGCTGAAAACTAAGTGCTTGACTGTCGGCCACAAGCCCCGGGCCGTCATCCGGATAGTAGGTTCCTTCGGCCACATAGATTGCACCCACCGGGTTGCCTGTAGAGGAGCGGTTGCGTGCAGCAGATAGAGCCGCTTGCAACGTACGGTACGGATCGCTCCACGACCCGCCGCCAGCATCATCAGCGGTTGCGGCGGAGACGTAAAGGGTTGCACTGGTTGGGGCAGTTCCGCCCTCAAACGCGCCAATATCTACGCGCATGCCGCTAAGGCGCGGCTGGCCGGCTGCATCGATCGGTAACCGCTCAAAGGTGTCACCGTCGTAGTCAACATCGGAAACATCGGAAGGCACAAACGCACCGGCGTTGATAACCGGTGACGCCCAGTTAACGTGCAGGCTGTCATCGGGCGTTCCAAACGTGTCATCGGCGCCATTGGCATCGCGAAACAGCGGATTGCCCGTAAGAATGGGGGGCGACTGTGCCCCAACGCCTTCCGATCCGCCGCCATCGACAACCCCCCCGCCCCCGCTGATGTCAGCTGCACCATTGGCCAGAAGCACCTGAGAGACCTCAAGCGGCTGCGAGCTGCTGTTGTAGACGGGCGTCCCATTGGCGGCCGTGTTGCTGCGGAAGATCGTGTTCTCAATCTGGAGGGTGTAGTCGCCACGGTTGTCGATGGCCGCGCCACTCACGCTTCCACTCGTGGCTGTGTTGCCTACCACCGTACTGTTGAGGAGGCGCGGCTTCGGACCAAAGGACGAGAAGATGTATGAGCCGCTCTGCACGCCAAGGGCGCCGCCTCGCGCGGCCGTATTGCCCGCAAACACGTTGTTCACGAGGCGGGGGGCCGTAGGACCGTCAGCATCCAGATAGAGCGCACCGCCACCCTGCCCGGCTTCGTTTTGCCGCCACGTCACATTGGTAAAGGCGGGCTCGCCACCCGTAGCAAAAAAGGCGCCGCCGCCGTTTGCCGACGCGTAGTTGTCCCGAATGATGACGCGCGCAAATGCAGGACTCACGCCTGCGTCGGTACCGCCTAACAGTAAAAGCCCACCTCCTACGTTCTCCGGGTACCCGTCCTCGTCAATGTCCGTCCCATCGTTCGCGTATCCGTTGGCAATGGTCACGCCATCTAGGCCCGTGCCCAAATCGGTTATCGGGCTAAAGGTTTGACGCGCCGTTACTACATGATAACTGTTGTTGGTCGCATCGCCGTCCTGCTGAATCTCTCCACTCAAGATGGTGGCGTTGGCTTGCAGGTCGCGATTGCGGAGCGTTTGCCCCCAGGTGGCCGCGCTGAACGTCTCGGTTCCGGCAAAGCCGCCGTACACGGTTACGCCCGGCGTGAGGTTGAAACTAGCCAGGCGGTCATCGGGCGATTGCGCAGTGCCCTCATCCGGATAGTAGGTGCCGGCGGCTACGACGATGCTGTCGTTGGATGTGGCCTGCGCCAACGCATCTTGGAGGTTTGTGAAGGCATCGCTCCACGACGTGCCGTCGCCGGCGCCCGTCGCGCTATCATCCACGTAGAACAATTTGGGGAAGTCTAGCGCGCCTTCGTAGGGCCCAAGGTCGGGCGCTGCCTCCTGGTTGCGAGGCGTACTGCGGATGTCCTGCGCCCAAAACTCGTTGGTTATACCATCACCGTCCAGATCCAACGCGTCAGCGATGATTGAAAAGTCATTATCGAAGCCTACCAGGTCAGAAGTCGCGCCAGCATCCAGCATTGCCGAGGCTCTTCGCAGGCGCAGCCCATCATCAAACGTAAGCCATTGCCCATCGGGCCCGCGGGGCGTGGTGATATTCGACACATCGGCCGACTGCTGCGTTAGCATCCCTCCGTCATTCGTAAAGCCAGCGGGAAACGGCTCATCGAGAAGCGTATGAGCCATCCGTGCGGTGGTTGGCGCATTTGTCACGACATCGGCTCCCGCCGCGCTGCTTGCAAACCAGCTGTTTTGGACGCGCACGTCGGCATTGGCTCCGGCGTACAGGGCGTTGGCGCTCCCCGAGGCGTTGTTTTGCGCAGCACCCACATGAATCAGTTTCAACGTCCCCCCATCCCCGGCCCACAGGGCACCGCCGTCGGTTGCGCTGTTCGCATGGAGCACGGTGTTAACCAGTTTCGCCTCTGTGTCCCCTCCTCCGTTTGCAGCGTAGAAGCCGCCGCCTGTGTTTCCTGCGTTGGACGCGAAAACCACGCGATGGGCGGTTACATTGGCACTACCCGAGTTTGGGCGCACGTACATGCCCCCACCAGCCCCTTTGGCTTCGTTGCCTATCATCTGTACATTGAAGACCCCCACAAACACGCTGGCTCCAGCTGCAACCGACGGCCGCGTGTATATGCCACCGCCATTGGCCGCCTCACCGCTTCCATTGGCATGCCCGCCCGTAATGGTGAGGCCGCGCACCTCTATCGGGGCTCCGTTTGTGCTTGCAGGCACGATCTCTAGCACGTGGTGCGCGTTGCTTCCTGTACGGTCGCCAGGGGCTTGCACAATGTTGTCGCCATCAACAGCGTCATTTTGCTCAATGTCGCCGCTGAGCACCGTGCGGTACTGCTGCGGATCGCGAATGCCGCCGCCCGCCGGGTAGCCGCCCTTTAGCACGATGCCACTGCGCGTGATAGTAAACGATGCCGTGCGGTCTCCGTCTGTCTCCCCCTGTCCCTCATCGGGATAGTACGCGCCCTCGGCAATGTTGATGATGTATGTATCGGCACTCCCCGCATTGGCCTCTGCCAAAGCATCTTGCAGCGAGGTGTACGCGTTGGCGAACGATTCCCCTGTCTCAGAGCCCGTGGCGGAGGCATCGACGTACAGATTCGTGGTGGTTTGGGCGTGCCCCATTGCGCCGCACGCCATCAGCCATGCCATGGCTATGACAAGCCCACGCCCGAGGGCCGTCCAGCGCTGGTTGGTCGGTACCCATTGATGGTTGGACATAAGCCTACGAAGATGCATGAAGGGTAGCATTCAGTACAAGCGAAATCCGGCCGATACTACGGACGCGGTGGGGCCGGCGGTAGGGGAAGGTCGCCCGACATGGTTCCGCCGATGGTTCCCGTGGGCGAATTCGTAGGGAGAGCCAATCCGCTGTTTGCAAGCCGCTGCAGCCGACGACTGACGGCGTCCGTGCTGCTTAGTTCAAGGCCGTCCTGGGCGCCTGCAAACGCCTGGCCGATCGACCCGCTGGTAGCGCTTAAGCCCATAGCGCGCTGCTTAGCCCGTGCAGCGGCCTGAAACGAGGGATCGAGTCGCGCGGCCTGCCCAAACTGCTGGGCGGCGGCGCGGTAGCGCCCTTCGTCTTCGAGGCGAAGGCCGCGGCTGTACAGCAGAAACGCCTGCAGGTTACGCGTGGGCACCCGCTCGATGGCCTGCTCCTCTTGCGGCGTCAGCTCGACGTTTAGACCCTCGACGACGCGGTACACCAGCGTGTTTTGCACCTCAAAGAGCCGATCAAGGTCGGCGGTGAGCGTGCTGCGGTCGGGCAAGCTGACCCCGGTGGCCACGCCCGTAAACGACAGCCCAAACGTTATGGACGCGTCCTCCACGCTGTAGGAACCACTCACGAGCCGACCGGCGCCCAACAGACGCCCCACCCGCGGCGCTGTCTGCGGATCGACGTACTGGCTTTGCGCCAGCTTCAGCTCATCGAGCAGTGCCTGCAGCCGCACGCGCTCCACCACCCGAAGCCGGTCGATGTTGGCCAGGTCAGTGGCAATCGTCTCGCTCAGCCCGCGCTTGAGCACCGCGTAGCGCTCGTCGCCGGCCAGGTAGGTAAACGGCAGCACGGCCACCACCCGCGGCGATACGGGCTGCCCCATCGAGCGCTCGCGGCTCAGCGCCTTCCGGACTTGCGCCCGCGCTTCTTTGCGTTCGAGCCAGGCCAACCGGCCCTGCAACAGCGCTCGGTACTTTGAATCGGCCGGCACCTGCGTATAGCTGGCATACAGCTCGCGCGCGGTGCCCACTTTGCCCACACTTTCGGAGGCCAGCCCCAGGTAGAACAATGTCTTGGGGTCATCCGGCTCCTGTGCGTATGCCCGCTTGAGCGTATCGTACGCTTTTGTGGGACGCCCGGTGCGCATGTAGATGATGCCCAGCCGCTGCAGGGCCACTAGGTCGGCCGGCGATTGCGCAAGACGCGCCTGCAGGCGCTTCACCTCGGCGGCATACGCACTCGGGTCCTCGTTAAGGGCAACCCCGGAGCTCCCGCAGGCCACCAGCATACTCGCGAGTCCCATGAGCACGGCCACGCGCAGCACCGCGCGTTGTATCTGCTGTACAGAGCTTACCATGGCTTCGTCTCTCGTCGATCCATCAAACGGTTGCGAACGCATCTACCGGTTCATGTTCGACGACGGAACCGTGCCTTTGTCCTGCACCTCGGCCTGCGCCACGAGCAGGGGCCGCAAGCTCTTGGCCTTAATCTTCGCGCGCTTGAAGCTCTTGTCGTATTCAGCGGCCTGCAGAAATTTCTCGTAAGCCGCCCGGTACTTCCCGTCCTCTAACAGATTTAATCCGTCGGAGTAGGCCATCATCGCATCGAGCGACTTCGTGTCGCTGCCGCCCATCTTCTGCTCCTTCACGGCGACGTTCAGCGACCGCGTGATCTCCATACTCAGATCTTCGATGAGCGTGTAGAACTCATCGGGCTTACCCATAACCTGCTCGCCCAGCAAAATCTCGCCGGTCTCTACCTTCACCACGCGGGCCTGAATCATCATGCGATCCTCAAACACCGTGTAGCTGCCAAACACCACCGCGTTGGCGCCCAGCAACTTACCGGTACGCACGGCGGTGGACTGGTCGACGATGCCTTCTTTCTGCTGGAGCTTAAGCTCGTTGAGGAGCCACTCGATACGCTCGCGCTCAATGACCTTCAGGTCGGTGCCCTGGTTCAGGTAGTTGATCATCATGGCCGGGAGCCCCTTGCTCAGCCCCTGAAACCGCTCGCGCTGGTCGATGGAGTTGTTGGAGAAGTCCATGACGGCTAGCGTCTGCATCCCAGGGCGCTGCTTTTGCACCTTGTAGCCGTTCATCTCCTTGCGCACCTCGTAGTAGAGGTTCATCACCGGCGGCGGCTCCATGTTAGGGTTCAGCTCAACAAGTGGCGGCTCGGTCTTGATGAGCCGGCGGATGGCCTCGCGGGCCTCGCCTTTTTTGTTGCGCGCAATGTACGCACGCCCCAAGTAGCGCAGCGCCTGCTTCTTCCGCTCGGCACTTACCGAGGTACTGTTGGCAACCTGCGTAAACAGGTCGATGGCCTTCTCATACTCTGCAAACTGATACGCCGTCTGGGCCTTCTCAAACGTTGAAGACTGCCCGTGCACCGGCGGCACAAAAAGCAAGCACCCCACAAGGAGCAACAGCACGCCCCCCAGGCGCTGATGTCGCGTTGAACGAGTATAGATGGAC comes from Salisaeta longa DSM 21114 and encodes:
- a CDS encoding Ig-like domain-containing protein, giving the protein MSNHQWVPTNQRWTALGRGLVIAMAWLMACGAMGHAQTTTNLYVDASATGSETGESFANAYTSLQDALAEANAGSADTYIINIAEGAYYPDEGQGETDGDRTASFTITRSGIVLKGGYPAGGGIRDPQQYRTVLSGDIEQNDAVDGDNIVQAPGDRTGSNAHHVLEIVPASTNGAPIEVRGLTITGGHANGSGEAANGGGIYTRPSVAAGASVFVGVFNVQMIGNEAKGAGGGMYVRPNSGSANVTAHRVVFASNAGNTGGGFYAANGGGDTEAKLVNTVLHANSATDGGALWAGDGGTLKLIHVGAAQNNASGSANALYAGANADVRVQNSWFASSAAGADVVTNAPTTARMAHTLLDEPFPAGFTNDGGMLTQQSADVSNITTPRGPDGQWLTFDDGLRLRRASAMLDAGATSDLVGFDNDFSIIADALDLDGDGITNEFWAQDIRSTPRNQEAAPDLGPYEGALDFPKLFYVDDSATGAGDGTSWSDAFTNLQDALAQATSNDSIVVAAGTYYPDEGTAQSPDDRLASFNLTPGVTVYGGFAGTETFSAATWGQTLRNRDLQANATILSGEIQQDGDATNNSYHVVTARQTFSPITDLGTGLDGVTIANGYANDGTDIDEDGYPENVGGGLLLLGGTDAGVSPAFARVIIRDNYASANGGGAFFATGGEPAFTNVTWRQNEAGQGGGALYLDADGPTAPRLVNNVFAGNTAARGGALGVQSGSYIFSSFGPKPRLLNSTVVGNTATSGSVSGAAIDNRGDYTLQIENTIFRSNTAANGTPVYNSSSQPLEVSQVLLANGAADISGGGGVVDGGGSEGVGAQSPPILTGNPLFRDANGADDTFGTPDDSLHVNWASPVINAGAFVPSDVSDVDYDGDTFERLPIDAAGQPRLSGMRVDIGAFEGGTAPTSATLYVSAATADDAGGGSWSDPYRTLQAALSAARNRSSTGNPVGAIYVAEGTYYPDDGPGLVADSQALSFQLVDNVKVYGGFQPGGTLASRNPDPATNNTVLSGDLGAQPDTTDNSYHVVTAVSFAGDFPLSAQTLLDGFTITAGNAHATAESPQPGPPSVVPGIFGGGLAVAASNTGRVSAVFRNLRVIKNFAEGGAGIVAATFGPTAEVNAQFVNVEVSQNVASGTSAPISNTAGGILIAGDGFTRPFISNARVWGNEAHQGAAIAALAIAEGARLAPAIANTVLTGNRAMADSAAVVVRNRGVTGTLDGYVRPAFTNVTVAGNEGLSGAALGSVVQADGVDASAFEVRIGNAILWDNNAAAPAEQKAGTVRIDSSLVAGGWSGVGSGVQAKDPQFVDGNGADNQWGTADDDVRVLGASAALNAGGASLLPLDVADLDGDGQTTEPLPQDIRDQARVQAGAVDAGAYEGAASPSVALDAPTSVTGTGATLNGAVVPYASNVSATFAYGPATGGSTQTVTAAQSPLAGTDSVAVSADVTGLTPSTTYEVTLTADDGARATTSTALTFDTPNIPPTVADDNATTPEETPIAIDVLANDSEAGSGLAGIIDTSTVAVQSGPSNGTTTVDSQTGTVTYTPASEFSGTDTFTYTVADKSGAVSGEATVTVTVTGTNDAPTISAIPDKTIPEDGTTGPIAFTIGDAETPAGDLTVTATSEDTNLAPPSSITFGGSGTDRTITVTPAPDEFGSTQITVEVSDGSKTASSTMQLEVTSVPDAATITDPPVVSNVERTGAQFSASVNPNEETTTITFVVDGGGTTTEIPADQSPISGTAPVDVSATAANLVPGVAYEVRVRADNAAGSVSSAPTAFTTPNPILAVSPDSVGLGAFIVDAQAPVSTITIANSGTGTLSIDDVQLTGSAFAIVEDTGEQTLSANATRDVRLAFEASAPGTYSELLTIATPIDTAQVPLTAQVAGIDVAPTTPLVAGQGGTLAVTVAGGFVPSEQALLYRPVGASAFTRQPLTGAGEGRWTAPLPDSAVTIRGVEAYVVLRTAQDTLAWPRGGVAASRDNPAVLPTQFEAPLQAPGPFRPETYAMVSVPVAPRDSSIQGIFEDDYGTADPETWRVLAWDPEAESYRAYRSIEALPPGRAVWLITKDGRSFDVDAGRSTAGDTSRVTRVLPPGWSQIAVPYPFPVAWADVAGAEALGAPVGYADGQYRYDRAVLQPWNGYFVYNPTQRPVRITLPAKAASPGAPAPANARAKKEQAAYALQVTTQWPARGVSDQPVQLGLMEGAAQSYDAYDRAKAPSIGTPHVRTSIVSGDHALAASYQPPSPAGRVWDLRVSTHSATRLPTTNTVRLQLTPQGNRPDGFKRYVLDLDKRAFIPVDNGSIEITLTPRQTTRRLRVIVGTKAFAQQKSEGIPLRAFKNRLKPNYPNPFEEGTALPFTLKEKRSVRVAIYNILGQRVRWMTLGEKAAGRHVVRWDGRNQHGQLVGSGVYFYRITAGDFVATRKMTLVR
- a CDS encoding CsgG/HfaB family protein; protein product: MVSSVQQIQRAVLRVAVLMGLASMLVACGSSGVALNEDPSAYAAEVKRLQARLAQSPADLVALQRLGIIYMRTGRPTKAYDTLKRAYAQEPDDPKTLFYLGLASESVGKVGTARELYASYTQVPADSKYRALLQGRLAWLERKEARAQVRKALSRERSMGQPVSPRVVAVLPFTYLAGDERYAVLKRGLSETIATDLANIDRLRVVERVRLQALLDELKLAQSQYVDPQTAPRVGRLLGAGRLVSGSYSVEDASITFGLSFTGVATGVSLPDRSTLTADLDRLFEVQNTLVYRVVEGLNVELTPQEEQAIERVPTRNLQAFLLYSRGLRLEDEGRYRAAAQQFGQAARLDPSFQAAARAKQRAMGLSATSGSIGQAFAGAQDGLELSSTDAVSRRLQRLANSGLALPTNSPTGTIGGTMSGDLPLPPAPPRP
- a CDS encoding CsgG/HfaB family protein gives rise to the protein MITSIYTRSTRHQRLGGVLLLLVGCLLFVPPVHGQSSTFEKAQTAYQFAEYEKAIDLFTQVANSTSVSAERKKQALRYLGRAYIARNKKGEAREAIRRLIKTEPPLVELNPNMEPPPVMNLYYEVRKEMNGYKVQKQRPGMQTLAVMDFSNNSIDQRERFQGLSKGLPAMMINYLNQGTDLKVIERERIEWLLNELKLQQKEGIVDQSTAVRTGKLLGANAVVFGSYTVFEDRMMIQARVVKVETGEILLGEQVMGKPDEFYTLIEDLSMEITRSLNVAVKEQKMGGSDTKSLDAMMAYSDGLNLLEDGKYRAAYEKFLQAAEYDKSFKRAKIKAKSLRPLLVAQAEVQDKGTVPSSNMNR